The following coding sequences lie in one Kryptolebias marmoratus isolate JLee-2015 linkage group LG5, ASM164957v2, whole genome shotgun sequence genomic window:
- the pdk4 gene encoding pyruvate dehydrogenase kinase, isozyme 4 isoform X2 — protein sequence MRFAQFLLKNGSLAGIPKQVERFSKFSPSPLSMKQFIDFGSANACEKTSFVFLRQELPVRLANIMKEIDYLPDKLLGTPSVKLLTSWYSQSLMELIEFLEQDPDDKDVLKGFTKTLVNIRNRHNNVVPTMAQGVLEYKEAFGVDPVTNQNVQYFLDRFYMSRISTRMLMNQHTLIFDGSVNPAHPKHIGSIDPSCDVVEVVKDAYETSKMLCEQYYLTSPDMEIREVNSKSPGQPIHIVYVPSHLYHMLFELFKNAMRATVETHETSPALPPIKVRVALGHEDLTIKMSDRGGGVPLRKIERLFSYMYSTAPSPVHVDNSRNAPLAGFGYGLPISRLYAKYFQGDLQLYSMEGYGTAAVIYLKDLE from the exons ATGAGGTTCGCccagtttttgttgaaaaacgGCTCTCTAGCTGGGATACCCAAACAAGTGGAGAGGTTCTCCAAGTTCTCCCCTTCTCCTTTGTCCATGAAGCAGTTCATTGACTTTG GTTCTGCCAATGCATGTGAGAAGACCTCCTTCGTGTTCCTGCGACAGGAGCTTCCTGTCAGGCTGGCCAACATCATGAAAGAAATCGACTACCTCCCGGACAAACTCCTCGGCACTCCATCCGTGAAGCTCCTGACCAGCTG GTACTCGCAGAGTTTGATGGAGCTCATAGAATTTTTAGAACAGGATCCAGACGATAAGGACGTCCTGAAAGG CTTCACCAAGACTCTGGTGAACATCCGGAACAGGCACAACAACGTGGTGCCCACCATGGCTCAGGGAGTGCTGGAGTACAAGGAGGCTTTCGGCGTGGACCCCGTCACCAACCAGAACGTCCAGTACTTCCTGGACCGCTTCTACATGAGCCGCATCTCCACGCGCATGCTCATGAACCAGCACA CGTTAATCTTCGACGGCAGCGTGAACCCGGCCCACCCCAAGCACATCGGCAGCATCGACCCCAGCTGTGACGTGGTGGAGGTAGTAAAAG ATGCCTATGAGACCTCGAAGATGCTGTGTGAGCAGTATTACCTCACCTCTCCTGATATGGAGATCAGGGAGGTCAACT cgAAAAGCCCCGGCCAGCCCATCCACATCGTGTACGTGCCGTCCCATCTCTACCACATGCTGTTCGAGCTCTTCAAG AACGCCATGAGAGCCACCGTGGAGACCCACGAGACGAGCCCGGCGTTACCGCCGATCAAAGTGCGCGTGGCGCTGGGCCACGAGGACCTCACCATCAAG ATGTCCGACAGAGGCGGCGGCGTCCCCCTGAGGAAGATCGAACGCCTCTTTAGCTACATGTATTCCACAGCTCCCAGTCCCGTCCACGTGGACAATTCCCGTAATGCTCCCCTG GCTGGTTTTGGCTACGGCCTGCCCATATCCCGCCTATATGCCAAGTATTTCCAGGGAGACCTGCAGCTCTACTCCATGGAGGGTTACGGCACCGCGGCTGTCATATATCTGAAG GACCTGGAGTAA
- the asb4 gene encoding ankyrin repeat and SOCS box protein 4, which produces MVDLLASLIVAVCSFISSLVRALRAAAESDPAGVATRGGEELMEEVSPRKLKEQFLLALQADDARRVLQILHSGELDVDTVLEVDDPSMVLASYKTGYWLPGYKLEKSWAMGIHVCVMHHAVETALVLLENGAAINRMPNGKTPLHVACEVSNGDCVALLLAHGAKVNCLSLSGHTPLHHCTTRESVDCAKQLILKGAKVNMASHNNDEDTPLHTAARFGVPELVALFLVHGASVNALNSLRETPLMTAAFWAFDAKEQLYSQDHHLVCRLLLDHQADPDLVEEDHKTALHKAAWNCDHALMRMLLEAGADARAMDINGCAPVQYLLKVTNVRLTATPERCYQLLLNYNAARVYPPQFHKVLQSCHDYPKVVEVMVNSYERLKPTRKWRGAIPDDCYKRHKDFYDSLFAVCANAPRSLLHLARCAVRAGLRGFCQTGVQQLLLPSPMKKYLLLEPEGILY; this is translated from the exons ATGGTGGATTTGCTCGCCTCCTTGATCGTTGCCGTTTGTAGCTTTATTTCCAGCCTCGTTCGTGCTCTGAGGGCGGCAGCAGAGTCTGACCCTGCTGGCGTGGCGACGCGAGGCGGCGAGGAACTCATGGAGGAGGTGAGCCCCCGGAAGCTGAAGGAGCAGTTCCTCCTGGCTCTGCAGGCCGACGATGCGCGGAGGGTCCTGCAGATTCTGCACTCCGGCGAGCTGGACGTCGACACTGTGCTGGAGGTGGATGACCCCAGCATGGTTCTGGCCTCTTACAAAACAG GATATTGGCTGCCGGGCTACAAGCTGGAGAAGTCCTGGGCGATGGGGATCCACGTGTGCGTGATGCACCACGCCGTGGAGACGGCCctggtgctgctggagaacGGCGCAGCCATCAACCGGATGCCTAATGGGAAGACGCCCCTGCACGTGGCCTGCGAGGTCTCCAACGGCGACTGCGTGGCCCTGCTCTTGGCCCACGGGGCAAAGGTCAACTGCCTGTCTCTGAGCGGACACACGCCTCTGCACCACTGCACCACCAGGGAGTCTGTGGACTGTGCCAAGCAGCTCATTCTCAAAG GTGCAAAGGTCAACATGGCGAGCCACAACAATGATGAGGACACACCTTTGCACACAGCCGCCAGGTTCGGCGTTCCCGAGCTGGTGGCTTTGTTCTTGGTCCACGGAGCGTCTGTGAATGCCCTCAATTCTCTCCGCGAGACGCCTCTGATGACGGCAGCCTTTTGGGCCTTTGACGCCAAGGAGCAGCTCTACAGCCAGGACCACCACCTGGTGTGCCGCCTCCTGCTGGACCACCAGGCAG ACCCCGACCTGGTGGAGGAGGACCACAAGACGGCTCTTCACAAGGCCGCCTGGAACTGCGACCACGCCCTGATGCGGATGCTGCTGGAGGCCGGAGCGGACGCGCGAGCCATGGACATCAACGGCTGCGCCCCCGTTCAGTACCTCCTCAAGGTGACGAACGTCAGGCTCACGGCCACTCCGGAGCGCTGCTACCAGCTGCTGCTCAACTACAACGCCGCGCGGGTCTACCCGCCGCAGTTCCACAAG GTGCTGCAGTCCTGTCACGACTACCCTAAGGTGGTAGAAGTCATGGTCAACTCGTACGAACGTTTAAAGCCAACAAGGAAATGGAGAGGAGCCATCCCCGATGACTGCTACAAG CGGCATAAAGATTTCTACGACTCATTGTTCGCGGTCTGCGCCAACGCGCCCCGCAGCCTGCTCCACCTCGCCAGATGCGCCGTCAGAGCCGGCCTGCGGGGCTTCTGTCAAACAGGagtccagcagctgctgctgccgtcgCCCATGAAGAAGTATCTGCTGCTGGAACCCGAGGGGATCCTGTACTGA
- the pdk4 gene encoding pyruvate dehydrogenase kinase, isozyme 4 isoform X1 has protein sequence MRFAQFLLKNGSLAGIPKQVERFSKFSPSPLSMKQFIDFGSANACEKTSFVFLRQELPVRLANIMKEIDYLPDKLLGTPSVKLLTSWYSQSLMELIEFLEQDPDDKDVLKGFTKTLVNIRNRHNNVVPTMAQGVLEYKEAFGVDPVTNQNVQYFLDRFYMSRISTRMLMNQHTLIFDGSVNPAHPKHIGSIDPSCDVVEVVKDAYETSKMLCEQYYLTSPDMEIREVNSKSPGQPIHIVYVPSHLYHMLFELFKNAMRATVETHETSPALPPIKVRVALGHEDLTIKMSDRGGGVPLRKIERLFSYMYSTAPSPVHVDNSRNAPLAGFGYGLPISRLYAKYFQGDLQLYSMEGYGTAAVIYLKALSSESVERLPVFNKSALRHYQTATEADDWCMPSKEPKKLGNHERSR, from the exons ATGAGGTTCGCccagtttttgttgaaaaacgGCTCTCTAGCTGGGATACCCAAACAAGTGGAGAGGTTCTCCAAGTTCTCCCCTTCTCCTTTGTCCATGAAGCAGTTCATTGACTTTG GTTCTGCCAATGCATGTGAGAAGACCTCCTTCGTGTTCCTGCGACAGGAGCTTCCTGTCAGGCTGGCCAACATCATGAAAGAAATCGACTACCTCCCGGACAAACTCCTCGGCACTCCATCCGTGAAGCTCCTGACCAGCTG GTACTCGCAGAGTTTGATGGAGCTCATAGAATTTTTAGAACAGGATCCAGACGATAAGGACGTCCTGAAAGG CTTCACCAAGACTCTGGTGAACATCCGGAACAGGCACAACAACGTGGTGCCCACCATGGCTCAGGGAGTGCTGGAGTACAAGGAGGCTTTCGGCGTGGACCCCGTCACCAACCAGAACGTCCAGTACTTCCTGGACCGCTTCTACATGAGCCGCATCTCCACGCGCATGCTCATGAACCAGCACA CGTTAATCTTCGACGGCAGCGTGAACCCGGCCCACCCCAAGCACATCGGCAGCATCGACCCCAGCTGTGACGTGGTGGAGGTAGTAAAAG ATGCCTATGAGACCTCGAAGATGCTGTGTGAGCAGTATTACCTCACCTCTCCTGATATGGAGATCAGGGAGGTCAACT cgAAAAGCCCCGGCCAGCCCATCCACATCGTGTACGTGCCGTCCCATCTCTACCACATGCTGTTCGAGCTCTTCAAG AACGCCATGAGAGCCACCGTGGAGACCCACGAGACGAGCCCGGCGTTACCGCCGATCAAAGTGCGCGTGGCGCTGGGCCACGAGGACCTCACCATCAAG ATGTCCGACAGAGGCGGCGGCGTCCCCCTGAGGAAGATCGAACGCCTCTTTAGCTACATGTATTCCACAGCTCCCAGTCCCGTCCACGTGGACAATTCCCGTAATGCTCCCCTG GCTGGTTTTGGCTACGGCCTGCCCATATCCCGCCTATATGCCAAGTATTTCCAGGGAGACCTGCAGCTCTACTCCATGGAGGGTTACGGCACCGCGGCTGTCATATATCTGAAG GCCCTGTCCTCGGAGTCGGTGGAGAGACTCCCCGTTTTCAACAAGTCGGCCCTGCGGCACTACCAGACCGCCACCGAGGCCGACGACTGGTGCATGCCCAGCAAGGAGCCCAAGAAGCTCGGCAACCACGAGAGGAGCCGCTGA